In Propionimicrobium sp. PCR01-08-3, one DNA window encodes the following:
- a CDS encoding resuscitation-promoting factor gives MKLTKKTLIAAVAGTVAAGSLGFGSYASAMNKDVTLLVDGEAQEVTAWGNDVEDVLNAHAIDLTDKDDVTPAADAKVSDGDTISVNYGRQLTVVTDGEEETYWTTATMLADALEEIGLHDPDIRLSVDRSMPLGREGLTVTATTPKDFQLTVDGQTISDHSAAATVGDLLADQGITLGENDRVEPGVDTALSSGLAITVKRVEVAEETTSEAIEHEVTKTDDASLDEGTTQVVTEGKDGEKSVVYEVVKVDGQEESRTVVSETVVTEPVTGEVKVGTKAAAPASSSGGNSGGSAPSVADGSVWDQIAQCESGGNWAIDTGNGYSGGLQFNAQTWAAYGGTAYAPTAAGASREQQIEIASKVQAAQGWGAWPACTAKLGMS, from the coding sequence GTGAAGTTGACGAAGAAAACCCTGATCGCCGCCGTGGCCGGTACCGTGGCTGCCGGCTCCCTCGGGTTCGGCAGCTATGCCAGCGCCATGAACAAGGACGTGACCTTGCTCGTGGATGGCGAGGCGCAAGAGGTGACCGCCTGGGGCAACGATGTCGAAGACGTGTTGAACGCCCATGCCATCGACCTGACCGATAAGGACGACGTCACTCCGGCTGCCGACGCCAAGGTTTCCGACGGCGACACCATCTCCGTAAACTACGGACGCCAGCTCACCGTGGTCACCGACGGCGAGGAAGAGACCTATTGGACCACGGCGACCATGCTGGCTGATGCTCTCGAAGAGATCGGGCTGCATGATCCCGATATCCGCCTCTCGGTCGACCGTTCGATGCCGCTGGGCCGTGAGGGTCTCACCGTGACCGCCACCACCCCGAAGGATTTTCAGCTCACCGTCGATGGCCAGACCATCTCCGATCATTCGGCCGCGGCGACCGTGGGAGATCTGCTCGCCGATCAGGGCATCACTCTCGGTGAGAATGATCGGGTCGAGCCCGGCGTTGACACCGCGCTGTCGTCCGGTCTGGCGATCACCGTCAAGCGCGTCGAGGTCGCCGAGGAGACCACCAGCGAAGCGATCGAGCACGAGGTCACCAAGACCGATGACGCCAGCTTGGACGAAGGCACCACGCAGGTGGTGACCGAGGGCAAGGACGGCGAGAAGAGCGTCGTGTACGAGGTCGTGAAGGTTGACGGCCAGGAGGAATCGCGTACCGTCGTGAGCGAGACTGTGGTGACCGAGCCGGTCACCGGCGAGGTGAAGGTCGGCACGAAGGCCGCGGCTCCGGCGAGCAGTTCCGGCGGCAACAGCGGCGGGTCCGCACCATCGGTCGCCGACGGCTCCGTGTGGGATCAGATCGCCCAGTGCGAATCCGGCGGTAACTGGGCCATCGACACCGGCAACGGGTACTCCGGCGGCCTCCAGTTCAACGCCCAGACCTGGGCTGCCTACGGCGGCACCGCATATGCCCCCACCGCAGCCGGGGCCAGCCGGGAGCAGCAGATCGAGATCGCCAGTAAGGTGCAGGCCGCGCAGGGTTGGGGTGCCTGGCCCGCTTGCACGGCGAAGCTCGGGATGAGCTGA
- a CDS encoding ubiquitin-like domain-containing protein has protein sequence MRRSLTVAIAGVVTVVSLGAGATASAANKAVELTIDGEQQVVHIWGHTVQDALNASGIALNDRDEVSPAADAPINDGTEVDVKYVRPVTVITDGEEETYWTTATTVQDALEEIGLHDPATRLSVDRSTPLGRDGLTFTASTPKDVWIWADGEWSEVTTTAADVQSLLNEVGIQLDGNDRVSPKLTAALSEGAEVTVQRVEVSEVSEDVAIDYQSHRTDDSSLAKGSTKVTTEGTNGEKTVIYQVTTVDGAEESRTVVSEEVTTDPIDEQISVGTKQTDYTGSHADWMSQAGIAESDWSAAEILVQRESGWNPSAVNASSGACGLTQALPCSKLGGSWNDPIVALQWGDQYVKERYGGWQQALAHSYANGWY, from the coding sequence ATGAGACGATCACTCACCGTAGCCATCGCCGGTGTTGTCACCGTGGTGTCACTTGGCGCCGGTGCCACCGCCAGCGCAGCAAACAAGGCGGTCGAGTTGACCATCGATGGCGAGCAGCAGGTCGTTCACATCTGGGGCCACACCGTGCAGGACGCGCTGAATGCCAGCGGTATCGCGCTCAATGATCGCGACGAGGTCAGCCCCGCGGCCGATGCCCCGATCAACGACGGAACCGAAGTCGACGTGAAATACGTGCGTCCGGTGACCGTGATCACCGACGGTGAGGAAGAGACTTACTGGACGACCGCGACCACGGTGCAGGATGCACTCGAAGAAATCGGCCTGCATGATCCGGCGACCCGGCTGTCGGTGGACCGTTCGACTCCTCTGGGACGCGACGGCCTGACCTTCACGGCCAGCACCCCGAAGGATGTCTGGATCTGGGCGGACGGTGAATGGTCCGAGGTGACCACCACGGCTGCCGACGTCCAGAGCCTGCTCAACGAGGTCGGCATTCAGCTGGACGGCAACGACCGGGTGAGCCCCAAGCTCACCGCCGCCTTGAGTGAGGGCGCCGAGGTCACGGTGCAGCGAGTCGAGGTCAGCGAGGTCTCCGAAGACGTGGCGATCGACTATCAATCGCACCGCACGGACGATTCGTCCCTGGCCAAGGGATCCACCAAGGTGACCACCGAGGGCACCAACGGTGAAAAGACCGTCATCTACCAGGTGACCACGGTCGACGGGGCCGAGGAGTCCCGGACCGTGGTGAGCGAAGAAGTCACCACCGACCCCATCGACGAACAGATCAGCGTCGGCACCAAGCAGACCGATTACACCGGCAGCCACGCGGACTGGATGTCCCAGGCAGGTATCGCCGAGTCGGATTGGTCGGCCGCCGAAATCCTCGTACAGCGCGAATCAGGTTGGAATCCCTCGGCAGTGAACGCGTCCAGCGGAGCCTGCGGCCTGACCCAGGCCCTGCCCTGCTCAAAGTTGGGGGGCAGCTGGAACGATCCGATTGTCGCGCTCCAGTGGGGCGATCAGTATGTGAAGGAGCGCTATGGCGGCTGGCAGCAGGCGCTCGCACACTCCTACGCAAACGGCTGGTATTAG
- a CDS encoding superoxide dismutase: MAVYTLPDLDYDYSALEPYISAEIMQLHHDKHHKTYVDGANTALDKLAEARDKGDFGTISKLEKDLAFNLAGHQNHSVFWKNLGPNAPEAPSGDLAAAIDEYFDSFDAFKKQFGQAALSIQGSGWGALVYDPLAGRLNTLSFYDHQNNLPVGSVPLLLLDMWEHAFYLQYKNVKADYVDAFWHVVNWNDVAERFAKASVK, translated from the coding sequence ATGGCTGTTTACACTTTGCCTGACCTTGATTATGACTACAGCGCGCTGGAGCCTTACATCAGCGCGGAGATCATGCAGTTGCACCACGACAAGCACCACAAGACCTATGTGGACGGTGCGAATACTGCGCTCGACAAGCTCGCCGAGGCCCGTGACAAGGGCGATTTCGGAACCATCAGCAAGCTGGAGAAGGATCTCGCGTTCAACCTCGCCGGGCATCAGAACCACAGCGTGTTCTGGAAGAACCTGGGGCCGAACGCTCCCGAAGCGCCCTCGGGAGACCTCGCTGCGGCCATCGATGAGTACTTCGACAGCTTCGACGCCTTCAAGAAGCAGTTCGGCCAGGCGGCGCTGTCGATTCAGGGCTCCGGCTGGGGCGCCCTGGTCTACGATCCGCTCGCGGGACGCCTGAACACGCTGTCCTTCTACGATCATCAGAACAACCTGCCGGTCGGCTCGGTTCCGCTGCTGCTGCTCGACATGTGGGAGCACGCCTTCTACCTTCAGTACAAGAACGTGAAGGCCGATTATGTCGACGCCTTCTGGCATGTCGTCAATTGGAACGACGTTGCCGAGCGCTTCGCGAAGGCCTCGGTCAAGTAG
- a CDS encoding CsbD family protein: MGLGDDIKNKAQEAAGKIKESVGDATDNQKLQAEGNADQAKSKLKQAGEQAKDAVKDAGDDIKG; this comes from the coding sequence ATGGGATTGGGCGACGACATCAAGAACAAGGCCCAAGAGGCAGCCGGCAAGATCAAGGAAAGCGTCGGAGACGCAACCGACAACCAGAAGCTGCAGGCCGAGGGCAACGCCGATCAGGCGAAGTCGAAGCTGAAGCAGGCCGGCGAGCAGGCCAAGGACGCAGTCAAGGATGCCGGCGATGACATCAAGGGCTGA
- a CDS encoding methyltransferase: MSHYFETPTDRSSRHLVHARIWDRDYEFHSAPGVFSAHQLDIGTRVLFRSATPPDDGATRLLDLGCGFGPIAIALASECENAQVDAVDVNDLALQLTTENARALGVDDRVRARRPDELLSEEPRYDEIWSNPPIRIGKQALHQLLLTWLPRLSPGGSAFLVVGKNLGADSLQVWLATQGWNAERIASAKGFRVFRVQRISHGG; the protein is encoded by the coding sequence ATGAGCCACTATTTCGAGACCCCAACCGACCGGTCGTCCAGACACCTGGTGCACGCGAGAATCTGGGACCGCGATTACGAATTCCATTCGGCGCCCGGGGTCTTCAGCGCCCACCAACTCGACATCGGTACCCGGGTGCTCTTTCGCTCGGCCACCCCGCCGGACGACGGTGCCACCAGGCTGCTCGACCTCGGCTGTGGATTCGGTCCGATAGCGATCGCCTTGGCCAGCGAATGCGAGAACGCGCAAGTGGACGCCGTCGACGTCAACGACCTCGCCCTGCAACTGACGACCGAAAACGCCCGGGCACTCGGAGTGGACGATCGAGTGCGGGCCAGGCGTCCGGATGAGCTGTTGAGCGAAGAACCGCGCTATGACGAAATCTGGTCGAACCCTCCCATCCGGATAGGCAAGCAAGCTCTGCATCAACTCCTGCTGACCTGGCTGCCCAGGCTGAGCCCGGGGGGCTCGGCATTTCTGGTGGTGGGCAAGAACCTCGGGGCCGACTCCTTACAGGTCTGGCTCGCCACCCAGGGCTGGAACGCCGAACGGATCGCGTCGGCCAAAGGGTTCCGGGTCTTTCGCGTGCAGCGAATCAGCCACGGTGGCTAG
- the truA gene encoding tRNA pseudouridine(38-40) synthase TruA, protein MSIEASGKPARRWRLDIAYDGSGFHGWASQEGLRTVQGTLEEWISTVLRTTDPVQLTVAGRTDAGVHARGQVAHMDLAREYDATHLASRLLKVIPNDVVVHQVQRAPEGFDARFAAIWRHYVYRLWDADSQPDPLLRGHVARVRERLDLDALNQAATLLIGLHDFAPFCRRNDFGTSIRHLTDLHAVRRDDETGMIECHVTADAFCHSMVRSLVGALWAVGAGRRDEAWLGKVAAHPVRHNDVYVMPAHGLCLEEVGYPPDDQLAARAAQARSFRKPQEIDQ, encoded by the coding sequence ATGAGCATCGAGGCGTCCGGCAAACCCGCCAGGAGATGGCGCCTCGATATCGCCTATGACGGATCGGGGTTCCATGGCTGGGCGTCCCAAGAAGGGCTCCGCACCGTTCAGGGAACTCTGGAGGAATGGATCAGCACGGTGCTGCGCACAACCGATCCTGTTCAGCTGACGGTTGCCGGGCGCACCGATGCCGGCGTGCATGCTCGCGGGCAAGTCGCCCATATGGATCTGGCCAGGGAATATGACGCCACCCATCTGGCTTCGCGGCTGCTCAAGGTGATTCCGAACGATGTCGTCGTCCACCAGGTGCAACGCGCCCCCGAAGGCTTCGATGCGAGGTTCGCGGCGATCTGGCGACACTACGTTTACCGGCTGTGGGACGCCGACTCGCAGCCCGATCCGCTGCTGCGCGGCCACGTGGCCCGCGTCCGCGAACGTCTCGATCTGGACGCCCTGAACCAGGCGGCCACGCTGCTGATCGGGCTGCACGATTTCGCCCCGTTTTGCCGGCGCAACGATTTCGGCACCTCGATCAGACATCTCACCGACCTTCACGCCGTGCGACGAGATGACGAAACCGGCATGATCGAATGCCACGTCACCGCCGATGCCTTCTGCCATTCGATGGTGCGCTCTCTGGTCGGGGCGCTGTGGGCGGTGGGTGCCGGACGACGCGACGAGGCTTGGCTCGGCAAGGTCGCCGCCCATCCGGTGCGGCACAACGATGTCTACGTGATGCCCGCCCACGGGCTTTGCCTGGAGGAAGTCGGCTATCCGCCGGACGATCAGTTGGCCGCCCGGGCAGCCCAAGCGAGGTCCTTTCGCAAACCGCAGGAGATCGATCAATGA
- the trmB gene encoding tRNA (guanosine(46)-N7)-methyltransferase TrmB, giving the protein MSDAPLIASADGSGPFSADRGPSARSHGELPGVVSFVRRSPRMNASQQKALHRLAGEYLIELPHGALSTSIAPGTRVDWGVQFGSAFAEDSPIFVEIGSGTGDALVACALTHPDARIIGFEVYERALASTMSKLAAADVHNVRLMMADAVQGLESLFAEGSITRISTFFPDPWPKKRHRKRRLVSPTFARLAAGRLAIGGEWWLATDWPDYADQMREVLDATGGLANLYPGGNGLALRPAERPITKFERRGLDVGRPVADLAYRRVS; this is encoded by the coding sequence ATGTCCGACGCGCCCCTGATTGCCAGTGCAGATGGCTCCGGCCCCTTTTCGGCAGATCGCGGCCCGTCGGCGCGTTCACACGGAGAACTGCCGGGGGTCGTGTCGTTTGTGCGCCGCAGCCCCCGAATGAACGCCAGCCAGCAGAAGGCGCTGCACCGGCTCGCGGGCGAATACCTGATCGAGCTGCCGCACGGCGCGCTCAGCACGTCGATCGCCCCTGGGACACGGGTCGACTGGGGTGTCCAGTTCGGTTCCGCATTCGCTGAGGATTCGCCGATATTCGTCGAGATCGGGTCGGGCACCGGAGACGCCCTGGTTGCCTGCGCCCTGACCCACCCCGATGCCCGCATCATCGGCTTCGAGGTCTACGAGCGAGCCTTGGCGAGCACGATGTCGAAGCTCGCGGCCGCCGACGTGCACAATGTGCGGCTGATGATGGCCGACGCGGTGCAGGGCCTCGAGTCGCTGTTCGCCGAAGGCTCGATCACCCGTATCTCCACCTTCTTTCCCGACCCGTGGCCCAAGAAGCGGCACCGTAAGCGCCGGCTGGTCTCCCCCACGTTCGCCCGGCTCGCCGCCGGCAGGCTCGCCATCGGCGGCGAGTGGTGGCTGGCCACCGACTGGCCCGACTACGCCGACCAGATGCGTGAGGTACTGGACGCCACTGGTGGCCTGGCGAACCTATATCCGGGCGGCAACGGCCTGGCTCTGCGCCCGGCGGAGCGTCCGATCACCAAGTTCGAGCGACGCGGCCTGGACGTCGGGCGCCCCGTCGCCGATCTGGCCTACCGGAGGGTCTCATGA
- a CDS encoding YccF domain-containing protein produces the protein MRTLLNLIWLVLGGIWLAAAYFIAGIIGCLLIVTIPAGIASFRMARYVLWPFGAIVVKKPNAGAGSAVMNVVWFVTVGWILVVVHIITALTQAVTIVGIANAVVSIMMIPVTAFPFGKDVLDKDDPRAAYQTSLVQWR, from the coding sequence ATGCGAACTCTGCTCAATCTGATCTGGCTCGTCCTCGGTGGGATTTGGCTTGCCGCCGCCTACTTCATTGCCGGCATCATCGGCTGTCTGTTGATCGTGACGATTCCGGCGGGCATCGCCTCGTTCCGGATGGCGCGCTACGTCTTGTGGCCGTTCGGTGCCATCGTGGTGAAAAAGCCGAACGCCGGCGCCGGCTCGGCCGTGATGAACGTCGTCTGGTTCGTCACCGTCGGCTGGATTCTGGTCGTGGTGCACATCATCACGGCGCTGACCCAGGCGGTGACGATCGTGGGCATCGCCAACGCCGTGGTGTCGATCATGATGATCCCGGTGACCGCCTTCCCGTTCGGCAAGGACGTGCTCGACAAGGACGATCCCCGCGCCGCCTATCAGACCTCGCTGGTGCAGTGGCGGTAG